In Kryptolebias marmoratus isolate JLee-2015 linkage group LG22, ASM164957v2, whole genome shotgun sequence, a single window of DNA contains:
- the LOC108240633 gene encoding transmembrane protein 121, translating into MVPPPPTNKPHVCLSTILIMSSMALIDAYLVEQNHGPRKIGICIMVMVGDICFLIVLRYVAVWVGAEVRTAKRGYAMILWFLYIFVLEIKVYFVYQNYKADRKSLDALARKALTLLLSICIPVLFVVLVAIDHMEYVRAFKKREEIRNRLFWVVVDLLDILDIQANLWEPQKKGLPLWAEGLMFFYCYILLLVLPCVSLSEISMQGINIVPHKMLLYPILSLVTINIITLFIRGGNMLLYRDARVSGILIGKNILAIILKTCSFVQYRRQLQNAPPAFGVELQKNSVAHTQPAPTPPQVVMQDQTPLPEVTTCEHT; encoded by the coding sequence ATggtacccccaccccccactaACAAGCCCCACGTGTGCCTGTCTACCATCCTTATCATGAGCAGCATGGCGCTGATTGATGCGTACCTGGTGGAGCAGAACCACGGGCCACGTAAGATTGGCATCTGCATTATGGTGATGGTGGGAGACATCTGCTTCTTAATCGTGCTGCGGTACGTGGCGGTGTGGGTGGGCGCCGAGGTCCGGACGGCTAAACGTGGCTACGCCATGATTCTGTGGTTCCTTTACATCTTTGTGCTGGAGATCAAAGTTTACTTTGTGTACCAAAACTacaaggcagacagaaaaagtTTGGATGCTCTCGCGAGGAAGGCATTGACGTTGCTCCTGTCCATTTGCATCCCGGTGCTTTTTGTCGTGCTCGTAGCCATCGACCACATGGAGTACGTCCGCGCCTTCAAGAAGCGCGAAGAGATCCGCAATCGTCTCTTCTGGGTGGTGGTGGACCTGCTGGACATACTGGACATCCAAGCCAACCTGTGGGAGCCTCAGAAGAAGGGGCTGCCTCTGTGGGCGGAAGGCCTGATGTTCTTCTACTGCTACATCCTGCTCCTCGTGCTGCCCTGCGTGTCTCTGAGCGAAATTAGCATGCAGGGCATTAATATCGTCCCCCACAAGATGCTCCTGTaccccatcctgagcctggtgaCCATTAACATAATCACTCTCTTCATCCGCGGGGGGAACATGCTCCTCTACAGGGACGCCAGGGTATCGGGAATCCTGATAGGAAAAAACATACTAGCCATCATTCTAAAGACATGCAGCTTCGTGCAGTACAGGAGACAGTTGCAGAATGCTCCTCCTGCTTTCGGAgtggagctgcagaaaaactCCGTGGCTCACACTCAACCTGCCCCCACTCCCCCTCAAGTGGTCATGCAGGACCAGACGCCGCTCCCTGAAGTAACGACGTGTGAACACACATGA